A part of Kitasatospora acidiphila genomic DNA contains:
- a CDS encoding VC0807 family protein, translating into MNPVQRRRLGRVLRVLADIGVPTAIYYGLRAAGVSIYLTLVIVAVLPAAVAVIRLLRYGKVEGLALYMMAVMLFSTAISLIDGSPRFLLARGAWLTGISGLWFIGSIWAARPLAFHYTRPLLEHRTRVVSIPGDWDELWERLPKFRRIWRVGSVLWGIALLADSAARVVMAYTLPPDLVPGLGNLLYGVTLLVMIVITNVYYIATGLYDRRSSLYAPLAEPARPASAETATP; encoded by the coding sequence ATGAACCCCGTGCAGCGGCGGCGACTTGGCCGAGTGCTGCGGGTGCTGGCGGACATCGGAGTCCCAACGGCGATCTACTACGGGCTGCGCGCCGCAGGCGTCAGCATCTACCTCACGCTGGTGATCGTCGCGGTGCTGCCCGCGGCCGTCGCCGTGATCCGGCTGCTCCGCTACGGCAAGGTGGAGGGCCTGGCCCTCTACATGATGGCCGTGATGCTGTTCAGCACCGCCATCTCGCTGATCGACGGCAGCCCGCGGTTCCTGCTCGCCCGCGGCGCCTGGCTGACCGGGATCTCCGGGCTCTGGTTCATCGGCTCCATCTGGGCGGCCCGCCCGCTCGCGTTCCACTACACCCGGCCGCTGCTCGAACACCGCACCCGGGTGGTCAGCATCCCGGGCGACTGGGACGAACTGTGGGAACGACTGCCGAAGTTCCGCCGCATCTGGCGAGTCGGCAGCGTGCTGTGGGGCATCGCACTGCTCGCCGATTCGGCGGCCCGGGTGGTGATGGCCTACACCCTGCCGCCCGATCTGGTGCCGGGCCTCGGCAACCTGCTCTACGGCGTGACGCTGCTCGTCATGATCGTGATCACCAACGTCTACTACATCGCCACCGGCCTCTACGACCGCCGCTCCAGCCTCTACGCCCCGCTCGCCGAACCGGCCCGACCGGCAAGTGCGGAGACCGCGACCCCCTGA
- a CDS encoding alpha/beta hydrolase, with the protein MAIPFQVRLQAAALRAVYGLPAPLRRAIAGPQVRRDGQLLALDAQLLLRLQQLSGEGLVHPSGQVEPSRTGVEHSRHTLGGARIEPMTVREIPVPVEHGELPATLYIPAGLGDEPSGLLVFYHGGGWVLGSRASHDGAARFLARHAGVRVLSVEYRRAPEHIFPAAVDDALAAFDHAHAKAADLGVDPDRIAVGGDSAGGNLAAVVAQLAVTRGGPAPAFQLLCYPATDASRRRRSRELFADGFLLTSDQMDWFGDHYAPAGVDRADPRISPLLTADLTGLPPAYIATAGFDPLRDEGEAYAERLREAGVPVALSRQPDLIHGYLSYLGVGRRFREAAAEAAGALRMALSR; encoded by the coding sequence ATGGCGATTCCGTTCCAGGTCCGACTGCAGGCGGCAGCGCTGCGGGCGGTGTACGGGCTGCCCGCGCCGCTGCGCCGGGCGATCGCCGGACCGCAGGTGCGCCGCGACGGGCAACTGCTGGCGCTCGACGCCCAGCTGCTGCTGCGGTTGCAGCAGCTCTCCGGCGAGGGCCTGGTGCACCCCAGCGGCCAGGTCGAGCCGTCCCGGACCGGAGTGGAGCACTCGCGGCACACCCTAGGCGGCGCGCGCATCGAACCGATGACGGTCCGCGAGATCCCGGTACCGGTCGAGCACGGCGAGCTCCCGGCCACCCTCTACATCCCTGCGGGCCTCGGGGACGAACCGTCCGGGCTGCTGGTCTTCTACCACGGCGGCGGCTGGGTGCTCGGCTCCCGGGCCAGCCACGACGGCGCCGCCCGGTTCCTGGCCCGGCACGCGGGCGTCCGGGTGCTGTCGGTGGAGTACCGGCGAGCACCCGAGCACATCTTCCCGGCCGCCGTGGACGACGCACTCGCCGCCTTCGACCACGCCCACGCCAAAGCCGCCGACCTCGGCGTGGACCCGGACCGGATCGCGGTCGGCGGCGACAGCGCCGGCGGCAACCTGGCCGCCGTCGTCGCCCAGCTCGCCGTCACCCGGGGCGGCCCGGCACCGGCCTTCCAACTGCTCTGCTACCCGGCCACCGACGCCTCCCGGCGCCGCCGCTCCCGCGAGCTGTTCGCCGACGGCTTCCTGCTGACCAGCGACCAGATGGACTGGTTCGGCGACCACTACGCGCCGGCCGGCGTGGACCGCGCCGACCCGCGGATCTCCCCACTGCTCACCGCCGACCTCACCGGCCTGCCGCCGGCCTACATCGCCACGGCGGGCTTCGACCCGCTGCGCGACGAGGGCGAGGCCTACGCGGAGCGGCTGCGCGAGGCCGGCGTGCCGGTGGCACTCAGCCGGCAGCCCGACCTGATCCACGGCTACCTCAGCTACCTGGGCGTCGGCCGCCGCTTTCGCGAGGCCGCCGCCGAAGCGGCGGGCGCGCTGCGGATGGCGCTCAGCCGCTGA
- a CDS encoding ricin-type beta-trefoil lectin domain protein — protein sequence MPSRTIPHPVPHHLPHHPRRPLRRLFRRWAAAALVAALAVLVTPATRAAAAAVPPPPAGWTTVFSDDFSGPAGSAPSAANWTYDTGPGSNFGTGEIETMTNSTSNVHLDGNGHLDITALGNGGSWTSGRIHTPSALVGAPAGGKLEVTAGIQQPAGGPGYWPAFWMLGPGQWPENGEIDIMEDVNSLSEVAGTIHCGTYPGGVCNEGNGIGSGLQACSGCQSGFHTYSMILDRTNTAAESITWYLDGAAYFSVNESQVGSAVWQQAFDHNLSIIFDLAIGGGFPNGVCGCTTPTSATTSGGTMSVGYVAAYTTNGGSGGGGSGGGPVVGYGGLCLDDRSGSTADYNPVQVYTCNGTPAQQWTFVQAGSTLHALGKCLDINGGGTANGTTVDLYTCNNTAAQVWIPQSDGALYNPQSNRCLDDTGWSTTPGTQVQIWDCTGSANQQWKLPS from the coding sequence ATGCCTTCCCGAACCATCCCCCACCCTGTCCCCCACCACCTCCCCCACCACCCGCGCCGGCCGCTCCGCCGCCTGTTCCGTCGCTGGGCGGCCGCCGCACTGGTGGCCGCGCTCGCCGTCCTGGTCACCCCCGCCACCCGGGCCGCAGCCGCCGCGGTGCCCCCGCCCCCGGCCGGCTGGACGACCGTGTTCAGCGACGACTTCTCCGGCCCGGCCGGCAGCGCGCCGTCGGCCGCCAACTGGACCTACGACACCGGGCCGGGCTCGAACTTCGGCACCGGCGAGATCGAGACCATGACCAACTCGACCAGCAATGTGCACCTGGACGGGAACGGCCATCTCGACATCACTGCCCTGGGCAACGGCGGCAGTTGGACCTCCGGCCGGATCCACACCCCCAGCGCGCTGGTCGGTGCACCGGCCGGCGGCAAGCTGGAGGTGACCGCCGGCATCCAGCAACCCGCCGGCGGCCCCGGCTACTGGCCCGCGTTCTGGATGCTGGGCCCCGGCCAGTGGCCCGAGAACGGTGAGATCGACATCATGGAGGACGTCAACTCCCTCTCCGAGGTTGCCGGGACCATCCACTGCGGCACCTACCCCGGCGGCGTCTGCAACGAGGGCAACGGCATCGGCAGCGGGCTGCAGGCCTGTTCGGGCTGCCAAAGCGGCTTCCACACCTACTCGATGATCCTCGACCGCACCAACACCGCGGCCGAGAGCATCACTTGGTACCTGGACGGGGCCGCGTACTTCAGCGTCAACGAGAGCCAGGTCGGCTCCGCCGTCTGGCAGCAGGCCTTCGACCACAACCTGTCCATCATCTTCGACCTGGCGATCGGCGGCGGGTTCCCCAACGGCGTCTGCGGCTGCACCACACCGACCTCCGCCACCACCTCGGGCGGCACGATGAGCGTCGGCTACGTCGCGGCGTACACCACCAACGGCGGCTCGGGCGGCGGTGGTTCGGGCGGCGGACCGGTGGTGGGCTACGGCGGGCTCTGCCTGGACGACCGCAGCGGCAGCACCGCCGACTACAACCCCGTCCAGGTCTACACCTGCAACGGCACACCCGCCCAGCAGTGGACCTTCGTCCAGGCCGGCAGCACCCTGCACGCGCTCGGCAAGTGCCTGGACATCAACGGCGGCGGCACCGCCAACGGCACCACCGTCGACCTCTACACCTGCAACAACACGGCCGCCCAGGTCTGGATCCCGCAGTCTGACGGCGCCCTCTACAACCCGCAGTCCAACAGGTGCCTGGACGACACGGGTTGGTCCACCACCCCGGGCACCCAGGTGCAGATCTGGGACTGCACCGGAAGCGCCAACCAGCAGTGGAAGCTGCCCAGTTGA
- a CDS encoding TetR/AcrR family transcriptional regulator, whose amino-acid sequence MPVRDPGRSVTAVARRAQIVAATIETIAELGYAQTSFARIAERAELSSTRLISYHFAGKDELIQAVVADVHANMARHLGERLANCADSRGALAAYIRGVTGFIAEHRPQMQALMSIFLEQQGTERRGTEGRGAERQGGEGQGAGPAGGYDAGTEREVLGHLQRILAAGQQAGEFRPFDTFVMAAAVQRSLDGLPFLLRTEPGLDLGHYAEELVTLFDLATRRTR is encoded by the coding sequence ATGCCAGTAAGAGATCCGGGCCGCTCGGTCACCGCCGTCGCCCGGCGCGCGCAGATCGTCGCGGCCACCATCGAGACCATCGCCGAACTCGGTTACGCCCAGACGTCGTTCGCGCGAATCGCGGAGCGCGCCGAGCTGAGCAGCACCCGGCTGATCTCCTACCACTTCGCGGGCAAGGACGAGCTGATCCAAGCGGTGGTGGCCGACGTCCACGCGAACATGGCGCGGCACCTGGGGGAGCGGCTGGCGAACTGCGCGGACTCGCGCGGCGCCCTCGCCGCGTACATCCGGGGCGTGACCGGCTTCATCGCCGAGCACCGGCCGCAGATGCAGGCCCTGATGTCGATCTTCCTGGAGCAGCAGGGCACCGAACGCCGTGGCACGGAAGGCCGGGGTGCGGAACGCCAGGGAGGGGAAGGCCAGGGTGCGGGCCCGGCCGGCGGCTACGACGCGGGCACCGAGAGGGAGGTGCTGGGCCATCTGCAGCGCATCCTGGCCGCCGGTCAGCAGGCGGGGGAGTTCCGCCCCTTCGACACCTTCGTCATGGCGGCCGCCGTGCAACGCTCGCTGGACGGCCTGCCGTTCCTGCTCCGCACCGAGCCCGGCCTCGATCTCGGCCACTACGCCGAGGAGTTGGTCACCCTCTTCGACCTCGCCACCCGGCGGACCCGATGA
- a CDS encoding ArsR/SmtB family transcription factor, with amino-acid sequence MDADRTPHHPDPRTVSLQQVLDALVDPVRRSIVTQLDGARADVKCGEFDLPVSKSTATHHFRILREAGLIRQYYAGTARMNELRGAEVEAAFPGLLAAVIEAERAAQGAGPGGA; translated from the coding sequence ATGGACGCCGATCGCACCCCGCACCACCCCGACCCGCGGACCGTCAGCCTGCAGCAGGTCCTCGACGCCCTGGTGGACCCGGTCCGGCGCAGCATCGTCACGCAACTCGACGGTGCCCGCGCCGACGTCAAGTGCGGTGAGTTCGACCTCCCGGTCAGCAAGTCCACGGCCACCCACCACTTCCGGATCCTGCGCGAGGCGGGGCTGATCCGGCAGTACTACGCGGGCACCGCGCGGATGAACGAGCTGCGCGGTGCGGAGGTCGAGGCGGCCTTCCCGGGCCTGCTGGCCGCGGTGATCGAGGCGGAGCGGGCAGCGCAAGGGGCGGGCCCGGGCGGCGCATAG
- a CDS encoding GNAT family N-acetyltransferase, which yields MDTLVQNFAVANLRRRPEVVETGGFVVGIDPGTTSPYINYATPLPGTRPTEADVAALIAVFRERGLKPRLEFAPNTAPEVAPALLAAGFTVEETHEYLVCTPETLTLPTAADGPTVEIPSQDEEFAAIDAALAESFGGAFAHSPEGIARLRRTQQNGGAVRFVRAPDGSCAGGASCSAPAVGTSELAGVGTRPEFRRQGIAGAVTAALTEAMFAQGAESVWLEYSGDGSRRVYEGVGFRPAGTRLYISLEG from the coding sequence GTGGACACCCTTGTCCAGAACTTTGCCGTTGCCAACCTGCGCCGCCGCCCCGAGGTCGTCGAGACCGGGGGCTTCGTGGTCGGGATCGACCCCGGCACCACCAGCCCGTACATCAACTACGCCACCCCGCTGCCCGGTACCCGGCCCACCGAGGCCGATGTCGCCGCACTGATCGCGGTCTTCCGGGAGCGCGGGCTCAAGCCGCGCCTGGAGTTCGCGCCCAACACCGCGCCCGAGGTGGCGCCGGCGCTGCTCGCCGCCGGCTTCACCGTCGAGGAGACACACGAGTACCTGGTCTGCACTCCGGAGACCCTGACGCTGCCCACGGCGGCCGACGGCCCGACCGTGGAAATCCCGTCCCAGGACGAGGAGTTCGCCGCCATCGACGCGGCGCTCGCCGAGTCGTTCGGTGGCGCCTTCGCCCACTCCCCGGAGGGCATCGCCCGGCTGCGCCGGACCCAGCAGAACGGCGGGGCCGTGCGGTTCGTCCGGGCGCCCGACGGGAGTTGCGCCGGCGGGGCGTCCTGCTCGGCGCCGGCGGTGGGCACCTCGGAGCTCGCCGGGGTCGGCACCCGGCCGGAGTTCCGCCGCCAGGGGATCGCGGGCGCCGTCACCGCGGCGCTGACCGAGGCGATGTTCGCGCAGGGCGCCGAGTCGGTCTGGCTGGAGTACTCAGGCGACGGTTCGCGCCGGGTCTACGAGGGCGTGGGCTTCCGGCCGGCGGGCACCCGCCTGTACATCTCGCTCGAAGGCTGA
- a CDS encoding zinc-dependent alcohol dehydrogenase family protein, which produces MTKAVLFHELGGPEVMRLQEVTVGEPGPGEVRIRVDAIGLNRAEVLFRTGHYIEAVRQFPARLGTEAAGVVEAVGDGVTDFRPGQPVSTVPGFSQNDYGIYAEQALVPAGALLHRPEELDPVAGASVWMPYLTAYGALMETGGMRPGDTVLVNAASSSTGLAAIHLANRIGARAIALTRTEAKKEALLKEGAAEVIATEQEDVAARVRAATDGRGAEFVFDAVAGPGITELARLVAPEGTHIVYGALSGEPTPYPGIELGLPALAIRSYTMHEVSRHPERLRRAEAFIIAGLRSGAFRSVVDRTFELDHIVDAHRHLESNAQIGKIVVTVPR; this is translated from the coding sequence ATGACCAAGGCAGTGCTGTTTCACGAGCTCGGCGGACCTGAGGTGATGCGGCTTCAGGAGGTGACGGTCGGCGAGCCGGGCCCCGGCGAGGTGCGGATCCGGGTGGATGCGATCGGCCTCAACCGGGCGGAGGTACTGTTCCGCACCGGCCACTACATCGAGGCCGTCAGGCAGTTCCCGGCGCGGCTGGGCACCGAGGCCGCCGGCGTGGTCGAGGCGGTCGGCGACGGTGTCACCGACTTCCGGCCCGGCCAGCCGGTCAGCACCGTGCCCGGCTTCTCGCAGAACGACTACGGCATCTACGCCGAACAGGCGCTGGTCCCCGCCGGCGCGCTGCTGCACCGCCCCGAGGAGCTCGACCCGGTGGCGGGCGCCTCGGTCTGGATGCCCTACCTCACCGCCTACGGCGCCCTGATGGAGACCGGCGGCATGCGGCCCGGCGACACCGTGCTGGTGAACGCGGCGTCCAGCAGCACCGGGCTGGCGGCCATCCACCTCGCCAACCGGATCGGCGCCCGCGCGATCGCGCTGACCCGCACCGAGGCCAAGAAGGAGGCGCTGCTGAAGGAGGGCGCGGCGGAGGTGATCGCCACCGAGCAGGAGGACGTCGCCGCGCGGGTGCGCGCGGCCACCGACGGGCGGGGCGCGGAGTTCGTCTTCGACGCCGTTGCCGGCCCCGGCATCACCGAACTGGCCCGACTGGTCGCCCCGGAGGGAACCCACATCGTCTACGGCGCGCTGAGCGGCGAGCCCACCCCCTACCCCGGCATCGAACTCGGCCTGCCCGCCCTCGCCATCCGCTCGTACACCATGCACGAGGTCAGCCGGCACCCCGAACGGCTGCGCCGGGCCGAGGCGTTCATCATCGCCGGGCTGCGGTCCGGCGCGTTCCGCTCGGTGGTGGACCGGACCTTCGAGCTGGACCACATCGTGGACGCGCACCGCCACTTGGAGTCCAACGCGCAGATCGGCAAGATCGTGGTGACCGTGCCGCGCTGA
- a CDS encoding MFS transporter — protein MFLTGFAALAVLPTLPLAARELHGLPLYPLAAGCFVAAGLLGGVIGGGWADRRGARRPLAAGVLLSVVTLLVSATSTSIWQLAAGRFLDGIAAGLVAVSVNTAIGQSFPDRLRARALALMSSAWIIPSLTGPPLAGLVASWWSWRAVFFALAALTVLPSVAVVLVLRRRGSEPPPARLSTARPGLGAAAAVSVGAALGQYAVAGSDLGHLLCGAVGVLLLVLFASRLLPHGTWRAARGLPASVLLRGLSSGVYFTVEAFVPLLLDTVRRVPTAVPALAFTGAALAWAAASWVQSHWLERVPRHRLVAGGAVVLAGAVAVAGLATVRALPAAPAAAALVLAAVGMGALAPSLTLLSLSHAPADRQGFASSAMQTTQNLGQIVVLGAASGLFNGLGGVAAGVGGFRWAFAVLLLPCAAVVLLAGRARATSAPA, from the coding sequence ATGTTCCTCACCGGGTTCGCCGCGCTCGCCGTGCTGCCGACGCTGCCGCTGGCGGCGCGCGAGCTGCACGGCCTGCCGCTCTACCCGTTGGCGGCCGGGTGCTTCGTGGCGGCCGGCCTGCTCGGCGGGGTGATCGGCGGTGGCTGGGCGGACCGCCGGGGCGCGCGCCGGCCGCTGGCGGCGGGCGTGCTGCTCTCCGTGGTCACCCTGCTGGTCTCGGCCACCAGCACCTCGATCTGGCAGCTGGCGGCCGGCCGGTTCCTGGACGGGATCGCGGCGGGCCTGGTCGCGGTGTCGGTCAACACCGCGATCGGGCAGTCGTTTCCGGACCGGCTGCGGGCCCGGGCGTTGGCGCTGATGAGCTCCGCGTGGATCATCCCGTCGCTCACCGGGCCGCCGCTGGCCGGACTGGTCGCCTCCTGGTGGTCATGGCGGGCGGTGTTCTTCGCCTTGGCTGCGCTGACCGTGCTGCCGTCCGTGGCCGTCGTGCTGGTGCTGCGCCGCCGCGGATCCGAGCCGCCGCCAGCCCGACTGTCCACTGCACGGCCTGGGTTGGGCGCGGCCGCCGCCGTCAGTGTCGGGGCCGCGTTGGGGCAGTACGCCGTCGCCGGCTCGGACCTCGGCCATCTGCTCTGCGGCGCGGTGGGAGTGCTGCTGCTGGTGCTCTTCGCCTCCCGCCTGCTGCCGCACGGCACTTGGCGGGCGGCGCGCGGACTGCCCGCCTCGGTGCTGCTGCGCGGCCTGAGTTCGGGTGTGTACTTCACCGTCGAGGCGTTCGTGCCGCTGCTGCTGGACACCGTGCGACGCGTTCCAACGGCGGTCCCCGCATTGGCTTTTACGGGTGCGGCACTGGCTTGGGCAGCGGCCTCCTGGGTGCAGAGCCACTGGCTGGAACGGGTGCCGCGCCACCGGCTGGTGGCCGGCGGCGCGGTGGTGCTGGCCGGTGCGGTGGCGGTGGCAGGGCTCGCCACGGTGCGCGCGTTGCCGGCGGCACCGGCCGCCGCGGCGTTGGTGCTCGCCGCCGTGGGCATGGGCGCGTTGGCCCCCTCGCTGACGCTGCTCTCCCTCTCCCACGCACCGGCGGACCGCCAGGGGTTCGCCAGCAGCGCCATGCAGACCACCCAGAACCTCGGGCAGATCGTGGTGCTGGGCGCGGCGTCGGGGCTGTTCAACGGGCTCGGGGGCGTCGCGGCCGGCGTCGGGGGCTTCCGCTGGGCGTTCGCGGTGCTGCTGCTTCCGTGCGCGGCGGTGGTACTGCTGGCGGGGCGGGCCAGGGCGACCTCCGCACCCGCCTGA
- a CDS encoding TetR/AcrR family transcriptional regulator, with product MSRDGTGSSAAHDGDRAPPARRARLTRPRVLATAVALVDRDGLAALTMRSLATELGVEPMALYRYASGKQALLDGMVEAFCAEVNERLGLATDSGPAGAAVGADWRAELHRVVNVFQAVAEAHPRVFPLVVTRPLDVPLARRSTAALRLNEHVLALLTQAGLDDRATLRLYRAVVGWTTGYLLVDRRQVVDNPDEPEPLLRLGLHRLPVTEYPRLRALAGLLADHDPEVELAAGLDILLDELGTPPQR from the coding sequence GTGAGCAGGGACGGGACCGGCAGCTCCGCCGCACATGACGGGGATCGTGCACCCCCGGCGCGGCGGGCCCGACTGACCCGCCCGCGGGTGCTCGCCACAGCCGTCGCCCTGGTCGACCGCGACGGCCTGGCCGCACTGACCATGCGCAGCCTCGCCACCGAGCTGGGCGTCGAGCCGATGGCCCTCTACCGCTACGCCTCCGGCAAGCAGGCGCTGCTGGACGGCATGGTGGAGGCGTTCTGTGCCGAGGTGAACGAGAGGCTCGGGCTGGCCACCGACTCCGGCCCGGCAGGCGCTGCCGTCGGTGCGGACTGGCGTGCCGAGCTGCACCGGGTCGTCAACGTGTTCCAAGCGGTCGCCGAAGCCCACCCTCGGGTGTTTCCGCTGGTGGTCACCCGCCCGCTGGACGTGCCGCTGGCCCGCCGCTCGACGGCGGCGCTCCGGCTCAATGAACACGTCCTGGCGCTGCTGACTCAGGCCGGACTCGACGACCGCGCCACACTGCGCCTCTACCGCGCCGTCGTCGGCTGGACGACCGGCTACCTGCTGGTGGACCGGCGGCAGGTCGTCGACAATCCCGACGAGCCGGAACCGCTGCTCAGGCTGGGGCTGCACCGGCTGCCCGTCACGGAGTACCCACGGCTGCGCGCACTGGCCGGGCTGCTGGCGGACCATGATCCGGAGGTGGAGCTGGCGGCCGGCCTGGACATCCTGCTCGACGAGCTGGGGACGCCCCCGCAGCGGTGA
- a CDS encoding MazG-like family protein, with translation MDDAAWRFAEDFVGYLETHSELPRDQRVLVQALKLQEESGEVASAVIGALGANPRKGPDPRGWDGVRAEACDTAITALVLLTHLCDDPAGYFTAHLRGLTERLAALESRGAA, from the coding sequence ATGGACGATGCAGCGTGGCGGTTCGCCGAGGACTTTGTCGGTTACCTGGAGACGCACTCGGAACTACCGAGGGACCAGCGGGTGCTGGTGCAGGCCCTGAAGCTCCAGGAGGAGAGCGGTGAGGTCGCCTCGGCCGTCATCGGCGCCCTCGGGGCCAACCCGCGCAAGGGGCCGGACCCGCGCGGCTGGGACGGCGTGCGGGCCGAGGCCTGCGACACCGCGATCACCGCGCTGGTGCTGCTGACCCACCTCTGCGACGACCCGGCCGGGTACTTCACCGCCCACCTGCGCGGGCTGACCGAGCGGCTGGCGGCCCTGGAGTCACGCGGGGCCGCATAG
- a CDS encoding pentapeptide repeat-containing protein: MSQQPHAPAHHDGRQELTADCANCFGLCCVALPFARSADFAVNKDAGQPCRNLQQDFRCGIHSELRPKGFAGCTVFDCFGAGQKVSQVTFGGRSWREEPGSSRLMFQVFPVMRHLQELLWYVAEALALPEARSVHKQLRGAYDKVDGLTRGSAESITELDVMALRGEVNELLLRAGELARATVPGKKRNHRGADLMGAKLAGANLRGASLRGALLVAADLKKADLRTADLIGADLRDADLRGADLTGALFVTQAQLNAAKGDAATALPAALTRPAHWS; the protein is encoded by the coding sequence TTGTCCCAGCAGCCCCACGCCCCAGCCCACCACGACGGCCGCCAGGAGCTGACGGCCGACTGTGCGAACTGCTTCGGCCTCTGCTGCGTCGCGCTGCCGTTCGCCCGGTCCGCCGACTTCGCGGTCAATAAGGACGCCGGTCAGCCGTGTCGCAACCTGCAGCAGGACTTCCGGTGCGGCATCCACTCGGAGCTCCGACCGAAGGGCTTCGCCGGCTGCACCGTCTTCGACTGCTTCGGCGCCGGCCAGAAGGTCTCCCAGGTGACCTTCGGCGGCCGGAGCTGGCGGGAGGAACCGGGCAGCTCACGGCTGATGTTCCAGGTCTTCCCGGTGATGCGGCACCTGCAGGAGCTGCTCTGGTACGTCGCGGAGGCGCTCGCCCTGCCCGAGGCCCGCTCCGTGCACAAGCAGCTGCGCGGCGCCTACGACAAGGTGGACGGCCTCACCCGGGGCAGCGCAGAGTCGATCACCGAGCTCGATGTGATGGCGCTGCGCGGCGAGGTCAATGAGCTGCTGCTGCGGGCCGGCGAGCTGGCCCGGGCCACGGTGCCCGGCAAGAAGCGCAACCACCGCGGGGCCGACCTGATGGGCGCGAAGCTCGCCGGTGCGAATCTGCGCGGGGCCAGCCTGCGCGGGGCGCTGCTGGTCGCCGCCGACCTCAAGAAGGCCGATCTGCGCACGGCGGACCTGATCGGCGCCGACCTGCGCGACGCCGACCTTCGGGGCGCCGACCTCACCGGCGCCCTCTTCGTCACCCAGGCCCAGCTCAACGCCGCCAAGGGCGATGCCGCCACCGCCCTGCCGGCCGCCCTCACCCGGCCCGCGCACTGGTCCTAG
- a CDS encoding CHAP domain-containing protein, whose translation MSTKTTVSTVTTTTTTATRPALPGRAVTLGVLLAAALVAADGSTAAAKDMRFGWHPGRAAAQLARANEGRGAGTCSSVNPSRNVLGGTAFGESCTGNNGEPEYWCADFVKWAWQRAGADVTGLDGWAHNFVTHAPDNGSRVHTDPDYRPRLGDAAVYSTHHVGIVTAVHRHGSIEITNGDWGGEDIPGDPVAAQAHFARTSRVVTEPVAADQVPVGSYQTAQHYVITAYVTPRGI comes from the coding sequence GTGAGCACCAAGACCACCGTGAGCACTGTGACCACCACGACCACCACGGCCACCAGGCCCGCACTGCCCGGGCGGGCGGTCACGCTGGGGGTGCTGCTCGCCGCCGCGCTGGTCGCGGCCGACGGCTCGACGGCCGCCGCGAAGGACATGCGGTTCGGCTGGCACCCGGGCCGCGCCGCCGCACAGCTGGCGCGGGCGAACGAGGGGCGCGGGGCCGGGACCTGCTCCAGCGTCAACCCGTCCCGGAACGTGCTCGGCGGCACCGCGTTCGGCGAGAGCTGCACCGGTAACAACGGTGAGCCCGAGTACTGGTGCGCGGACTTCGTCAAGTGGGCCTGGCAGCGCGCGGGCGCCGATGTCACCGGCCTGGACGGCTGGGCGCACAACTTCGTGACCCATGCGCCCGACAATGGCAGCAGGGTGCACACCGACCCCGACTACCGCCCGCGGCTGGGCGACGCCGCCGTCTACTCCACCCACCACGTCGGCATCGTGACCGCCGTCCACCGGCACGGCTCCATCGAGATCACCAATGGCGACTGGGGCGGCGAGGACATCCCCGGGGACCCGGTCGCCGCGCAGGCCCACTTCGCCAGGACCTCCCGGGTGGTCACCGAGCCGGTGGCCGCCGACCAGGTCCCGGTCGGCAGCTACCAGACGGCCCAGCACTACGTCATCACCGCGTATGTCACGCCCCGAGGAATCTGA